The following proteins are co-located in the Thermomicrobiales bacterium genome:
- a CDS encoding cyclodeaminase/cyclohydrolase family protein — translation MTTIDSTTFRARQVGAYLDALGDGTPTPGGGSAAGLAGSLGCSLGRMVCSLTATHGASTELTDLACTFERMGRDLLNLAERDEKAFAHYRSAMSLPRATESDKAARRASIESALIGAAEVPLEMAEIGLEALDTLRLTSSIGTKHALGDLMTGGFLVQAMVLGSIENIEANASAMKTPENRDRFTHAVASVRRDLDARMEALAHAVALRSS, via the coding sequence GTGACGACCATCGACTCGACAACCTTTCGTGCGCGGCAAGTCGGTGCGTACCTCGATGCGCTCGGCGACGGCACGCCGACTCCCGGCGGAGGAAGCGCCGCTGGACTGGCCGGCTCGCTTGGTTGTTCGCTTGGCAGAATGGTTTGCAGCTTGACGGCGACACACGGGGCTAGCACCGAGTTGACTGACCTCGCATGCACGTTCGAACGCATGGGCCGCGATCTGCTGAACCTGGCAGAACGCGACGAGAAGGCGTTTGCCCACTACCGATCGGCAATGAGTCTCCCTCGCGCGACCGAATCAGACAAAGCCGCCCGGCGTGCATCGATCGAAAGTGCGCTAATCGGCGCTGCAGAGGTACCGCTCGAAATGGCGGAGATTGGGCTGGAAGCGCTCGACACGTTGCGTTTGACCTCATCGATCGGCACGAAACACGCGCTCGGCGACCTCATGACCGGTGGATTTCTTGTGCAGGCGATGGTCCTGGGGTCGATCGAAAACATCGAGGCGAATGCAAGCGCGATGAAAACGCCAGAGAACCGTGATCGATTCACGCACGCGGTTGCGTCCGTGCGACGCGATCTCGACGCGCGTATGGAGGCTCTTGCGCACGCTGTTGCGCTCAGGTCATCGTAG